The following are encoded together in the Phaseolus vulgaris cultivar G19833 chromosome 9, P. vulgaris v2.0, whole genome shotgun sequence genome:
- the LOC137821821 gene encoding uncharacterized protein encodes MLGFGEEELTIESNAIPCLIFTQLIVLLLLFALLFFFVVSPLDPHDNLVTADTPPPSTSSNVFLFDAIQQVQLPLPIHDSSPSHSTTTRQHRILQGGENGVIKEEIRRDGSMRREEEIMEEEDSSSLYSHPCHYFQLATVAFLKCFGLDSSSHPPSTPTPGKRKQS; translated from the exons ATGTTGGGGTTCGGTGAGGAAGAACTCACCATAGAGAGCAACGCAATTCCATGCCTGATTTTTACTCAACTAATTGTTCTTCTTCTGCTCTTTGCACTTCTCTTTTTCTTCGTCGTCTCCCCTTTGGATCCCCACGACAACCTCGTCACCGCCGACACGCCTCCTCCCTCCACCTCTTCCAATGTCTTCCTCTTCGATGCTATTCAGCAGGTTCAGTTACCTCTTCCTATTCACGATTCATCGCCCTCTCATTCAACAACCACTCGTCAACACCGTATACTGCAG GGTGGGGAGAATGGAGTTATAAAAGAGGAAATAAGAAGGGATGGAAGCATGAGAAGGGAAGAAGAGATTATGGAGGAAGAAGATTCATCATCACTTTATTCTCACCCATGCCATTATTTTCAATTAGCCACAGTAGCATTTCTCAAatgttttggcctggattcttcATCTCATCCCCCTTCAACACCAACTCCTGGGAAAAGAAAACAGAGCTGA